The proteins below are encoded in one region of Elusimicrobiales bacterium:
- a CDS encoding Tex family protein, whose protein sequence is MKSYAGQIALELNKPQHHVAAALELLEGGATVPFISRYRKEVTGNLDEVAVAAVRDRSQQLKALDERREAVIKSLSERNLLTDELKKSVLEAQTLCALEDIYLPYRPKRRTRGSIAREKGLEPLAAALMTQQDGAPAAMAKSYLSAEKAVNTAEEALSGARDIIAENISEDAAARSRLRELFLKKSVFTSKVLKGKEEAGAKFKDYFEWSEPVHSAPSHRILAMRRGESEGFLIFRAQAPREEALDILEGMFLKNATPCAAQVRTALADGYDRLLSVSMETEVRLETKKRADRQAIAVFARNLREILMAPPLGRKTVLALDPGYRTGCKLVCLDRQGGLLCNDTIFPHHSEGRVAEAAAKVRELCRRHNVEAIAVGNGTAGRETEDFVRSLNLDIPVVMVNESGASVYSASETARAEFPAHDVTVRGSVSIGRRLMDPLAELVKIEPKSIGVGQYQHDVDQAELKQSLDDTVVSCVNNVGVEANTASRELLSYVSGLGPALAKSVVDYRAQNGAFKTRQELKKVPRLGPKAFEQCAGFLRIRGGGNPLDSSAVHPERYPVVERMAADLGCSVSDLIGDAARRAAVDIAKYVSAEAGLPTLKDIMAELAKPGRDPREKFEIFRFADISKIEDVKPGAKLPGIVTNVAAFGAFVDIGVHQDGLAHISELSDNFVKDANAVVKAGQKVTVTVLDVDLPRRRISLSMKTNPTIGARASRPAQENPQERRQPAQPRTQAERPSGTAMSDAFAKLLGRN, encoded by the coding sequence ATGAAATCATACGCCGGGCAAATAGCCCTGGAACTGAACAAGCCGCAGCATCATGTCGCCGCCGCGCTGGAACTGCTTGAGGGCGGGGCCACGGTGCCCTTCATATCGCGCTACCGCAAGGAAGTAACGGGAAACCTGGACGAGGTCGCCGTCGCTGCCGTGCGGGACCGCAGCCAGCAGCTTAAAGCGCTGGACGAACGGCGTGAGGCCGTAATCAAATCGCTTTCCGAAAGAAACCTTCTCACCGACGAGCTGAAAAAATCGGTGCTGGAGGCGCAGACTCTCTGCGCGCTGGAGGATATTTACCTGCCCTACCGGCCAAAGCGGCGCACGCGCGGCTCAATCGCGCGCGAAAAAGGGCTGGAGCCGCTGGCTGCGGCGCTTATGACGCAGCAGGACGGCGCCCCGGCGGCCATGGCCAAATCCTATCTCAGCGCGGAAAAGGCGGTGAACACGGCGGAGGAGGCTCTGTCCGGCGCGCGTGACATCATCGCCGAAAACATCAGCGAGGACGCCGCCGCGCGCAGCCGGCTGCGCGAGCTGTTCCTGAAAAAATCCGTTTTCACCTCAAAAGTCCTCAAAGGCAAGGAAGAGGCCGGCGCGAAATTCAAGGATTATTTTGAATGGAGCGAGCCGGTCCATTCCGCCCCGTCGCACCGCATTCTTGCCATGCGCCGGGGGGAAAGCGAGGGATTTCTTATTTTCCGCGCGCAGGCCCCGCGCGAGGAGGCCCTGGATATATTGGAGGGCATGTTCCTCAAAAACGCGACCCCCTGCGCCGCGCAGGTCAGGACCGCGCTGGCCGACGGCTACGACAGGCTGCTTTCAGTATCCATGGAAACCGAAGTCCGCCTGGAAACCAAAAAGCGCGCCGACAGGCAGGCCATAGCCGTTTTCGCGCGCAATCTGCGCGAAATACTGATGGCCCCGCCGCTGGGCAGAAAAACCGTTCTGGCGCTGGACCCCGGCTACCGCACCGGCTGCAAGCTGGTCTGCCTGGACAGGCAGGGCGGGCTTTTGTGCAACGACACGATTTTTCCGCACCACTCCGAGGGGCGCGTCGCCGAGGCCGCCGCCAAAGTGCGCGAGCTTTGCCGCCGCCACAATGTGGAGGCCATAGCGGTCGGCAACGGCACCGCCGGCAGGGAGACGGAGGATTTCGTCCGTTCGCTGAATCTGGATATTCCGGTGGTGATGGTAAACGAAAGCGGCGCGTCGGTCTATTCCGCCTCCGAGACGGCGCGCGCGGAATTTCCGGCCCATGACGTGACCGTGCGCGGCTCCGTCTCCATAGGGCGGCGGCTGATGGACCCGCTGGCCGAGCTTGTCAAAATAGAACCCAAATCCATAGGCGTGGGCCAGTACCAGCACGACGTGGACCAGGCCGAGCTTAAGCAGAGCCTGGACGACACCGTGGTTTCCTGCGTAAACAACGTGGGCGTGGAGGCCAACACCGCCAGCAGGGAGCTGCTCTCCTACGTTTCCGGGCTGGGGCCGGCGCTGGCAAAAAGCGTCGTGGACTACCGCGCGCAGAACGGCGCGTTCAAAACCCGGCAGGAGCTTAAAAAAGTCCCGCGCCTGGGACCGAAGGCTTTTGAACAATGCGCCGGATTTCTGCGCATACGCGGCGGCGGAAATCCGCTGGATTCCAGCGCGGTGCACCCGGAACGTTACCCCGTGGTGGAGCGCATGGCCGCAGACCTTGGCTGTTCTGTATCGGATTTGATTGGCGACGCCGCCCGCCGCGCCGCAGTGGACATTGCGAAATACGTCTCCGCCGAGGCCGGCCTGCCTACGTTGAAAGACATCATGGCAGAGCTTGCCAAACCGGGCCGCGACCCGCGCGAGAAGTTTGAAATTTTCCGCTTCGCGGACATTTCAAAAATAGAGGACGTAAAGCCCGGCGCGAAGCTGCCGGGCATTGTCACCAATGTGGCCGCCTTCGGCGCTTTTGTGGACATAGGCGTGCATCAGGACGGGCTGGCGCATATAAGCGAGCTGTCGGACAATTTCGTAAAAGACGCCAACGCCGTGGTCAAGGCGGGCCAGAAGGTTACGGTAACAGTGCTGGATGTGGATTTGCCGAGACGGAGAATCTCCCTGTCCATGAAAACCAATCCGACAATCGGCGCGCGCGCCAGCCGCCCGGCGCAGGAAAACCCGCAGGAGCGGCGCCAGCCCGCGCAGCCGCGCACCCAGGCGGAACGCCCCTCCGGCACCGCCATGAGCGACGCCTTCGCCAAGCTGCTTGGCAGGAACTGA